The nucleotide window GTTCGCTGTGATTCATCGTGTCTGAACATTCAGGAGACTTCCCATGGGAAGCCGATATCGTGTGCGTGCCAGCGTCATGCTGGCCGTGCTGTGTGGCTGGCCACTGGCCGCCAGCGCTGCTGCCAATATGGATCCGGCAGCACCATCAGAATGGGCGCAATGGGTGCGCCAGCAAGTCCAGCGTTTGCCGGCCAGCCGAGCCATCAATGCAGAGCAGGAAAAATGGTTGGCAGAGACCCGCAGCGCCGGGCAGCCGCTGTATAACCCCAATCTGAACCTTACCTATGAAGACAGCGCCGAGGTCACGAAAACCGTCGGCCTCAGCCAGACCCTGGACTGGTCCGGCAAGGCACGGGCCAGCCGTAATGAGAGTACGCTGCGCCTCACGCTGGCAGAGCTGCGTGGGCAAAAGGCCCGCGTCGATTTGTTGGCGCAATCCCTTCAGGCGTTGATTGCCTGGGATGCTGCCCAGGCGCGGCTGCAGGCTGCCCGTGAGCAGGAGCAGCAGCTCAGCGAGCTGGCCGCGTTGATACGCCGTCGCCAACAGGCCGGTGATGTGGGGCAGGTGGATGCCAGCCTCACCTTGCTATCGGTGGGGCAGGCTCAGCAATCGTTGGCCGCAGCAGAAGCTCTTGCTACCCATGCGCAAACCCGCCTGCGTGAAGTGATGGCGATACCAACTCCGGCCTATACGCTTCCACAGCAAGACCTTGTCTCTGCTGACGCCGTGGCGGGCAATCCGCAGACACGCCTGCAGGCTAACTACGATGTGCAGCTGGCGGAGCTGCAGCTGGCTTTGGCCGAGCAGGGCGTCACCCTCGCCGACAAGCAGCGCAACGCGGATCCTTCCCTTGGGCTGTATGTGGGCAAGGAAGGCGACGACAACCTGTGGGGGGTGGATCTCAGCTTGCCGCTGAAATTCTTCAATACCGACAAGCCTGCCTACCAGCAGGCCATGGCCGACAGTGATGCCCGGCGAGCCCTGCTGGAGAAAACCCGTAACGACATTCGCGCCCGTCTTGACGGCGCCCGCGACAACCTGACGCAGCAACAGCGTCGCTGGCAACACTGGCAGCAACTGACGCAGCCCTCGCTGGACAGCAGTGATGCCCTGCTCAAGCGCGTCTGGCAGCAGGGCGAACTCACCACCCAGAACTACCTGCAGGCCCTCAACCAAAGTCTGGAAGCTCGCCTCGCGGGCATCGCCCTGCGCGAAGCCCTGCAACAAGCGTGGATCGAGTGGCTCCAGCAAAGCGCCCAGCTGGATGAGTGGCTGAACGCCCTGGCAAACCCCTGACATCCCGTAGGAGCGCCGCTCCTGCAAAGGCAAAAAATTGGACATTTTTTATGAAAACCCAAATAACGTTCAAGAAAGCGCCACTGGCGATCGCTCTGCTGGCCACCCTGTCTTTCCCTGTATGGGCAGAAGACGATCACGGCCATGACCATGATGCTGCGCCGTCGAAAAGTGAATCCCATACGCAGGAAAACCATGATGATCATGACGCCCACGATAATCATGGCGACAACGCCTCCAGGCATGATCATCAGGACGAACACGGCGAGCCAGAAGAGTCAGGCGTCACCCTCACGCCCGAACAGCAAGCCATGCTCAACCTGCAAGTCATTACGCTTCAGCCGCAACAGAACGCCACCCAAACTCTCACCGTCCCGGCGGAAATCACCAGCAACCAGTACCGCACCTGGGTAGTGCCGGTGCGCATCGATTCCCAGGTGCAAGCGCGCAGTGCGTCACTGGGTCAGCACATGAAAAAAGGCGAGCCCATTGCCACCCTGTTCAGTCCGGCCATGGCGGAGCTGCAAAGTGAACTGCAGGTAGCTGCGGATGCCTGGCGGCGGGTGAACAATCTGGGCCGACGCACCGTGGGCAACCAGCGCTATCTGGATGCACAAAGCCAGTACCAGTCCCTGCGGGCTCGCGCCAAGGGCTATGGGCTGGATGACGCCGCCATCCGCGCTATTGAAAGTGGCAAAAGCGAAAAGGGCATCTACACCCTCACCGCCCCGGATGACGGGCTGGTGCTGGAAGATGCCTTCCAGCAAGGCCAGTGGCTCACCGCCGGTAGCGAACTGGTCACCCTGGTGGATGAATCTGAACTCTGGGCCGAAGCGGCACTGCCGCCCAGCCCCGGCCTGCACATTCCCACCGGCACGACTGCGCGCGTGCTGATCGGGGATACGGTTGTCGAAGGCGAAGTGATCCAGTCCGGCCACCGCCTCAACCCGGTAACGCGAACCTTGTCGGTACGTGTGGCGGTGCCCAACGCCGGGCACCTGTTGCACCCCGGCATGTTTGCCGATGTGGCGTTGTCACTGTCAGCACCGGAGAACGCGCTCACTGTACCGGAAGAGGCGCTCACCCGTGGCTCCGATGGGGGTTGGCAATTGTTTGTGGAAGAAGCGTCCGGCTATTACCAGCCGATGGAAATCGAACTCAGCGGCCAACTTGGAGGGCAACGCATCGTCACCGGCATCGAACCGGGTAAACGCGTCGTCACGCGCGGCGCGTTCTTCCTGGCCAGCGAAATGGCCAAGTCCGGTTTCGATATCCACAATCACTAAGGGATCACCGTTATGTTTAATCGTATTGTCGATTGGGCGGTGACCAACCGTCTGATTGTGTTGTTGCTGCTGGTGATCATCGTGGGAGTGATCGGCTGGCAATTGCCCAACCTGAAACTGGATGCCTTCCCGGACGTGACCAACGTTCAGGTGCAAGTGAATACCGAAGCGGAAGGCCTGGCCGCCGAAGAAGTGGAGCAGCTGATCACCTATCCCATCGAGGCAGTGATGTACGCGCTGCCCCAGGTGGCCGAAGTCCGTTCCATTTCCAAGACTGGCTTGTCCATCGTCACCGTGGTGTTCGAAGACGGTACCGATATCTACTTCGCCCGCCAGCTGGTGTTCGAACGGCTTCAGGCGGCGCGGGAAGATATTCCCGGGGGTGTCGGCACCCCGGAAATGGGCCCCAACACCTCCGGGCTCGGGCAGGTCTATCAATACCTGCTCACCGCCAAACCCGGCGCCAATATCGATGCCATGCAACTGCGCAGCCTCAACGACTGGGTAGTAAAGCTGCTGCTCATGCCCGTGGGCGGCGTCACCGATGTGCTCAGCTATGGCGGTGAGGTGCGCCAGTATCAGGTCAACGTGAAGCCTACCCGTTTGCTGGCCTACGACCTGACCCTGCAACAGGTCATGGAGGCCATCGCTGCCAACAACCGCAACGCCGGTGGCTGGTATCTGGATCGCGGTGCCGAGCAACTGGTGATTCGTGGCATGGGCTGGGTGGGCAGCGGTGAGCAGGGCCTGCAAGACATCGCCGCCATTCCCCTGCGGGAAGTGGATGGCACCCAGGTACGCGTCAGCGATGTGGCCAAGGTAGAGTTCGGCGGTGAGATCCGCCAGGGCGCGCTCACCATGACCCGCCGCGATGCCCATGGCGAACCGGAAGCGTTGGGCGAAGTGGTGGCGGGCATCGTGCTCAAGCGCATGGGCGCCAACACCAAGGCCACCATTGATGGCATCAAGGCACGGGAAGCGCGCATCCAGCAGGCCCTGCCCGAGGGTGTGGAATTCCAGGTGTTCTACGATCAGGCGGATCTGGTGGAAAAAGCCGTCAGCACCGTGGTCACCGCCTTGCTGCTGGCGTTCGTGTTTATCGTCATCGTGCTGGCCTTGTTCCTTATGAATCTGCGGGCCACTGTGCTGGTGCTGCTGTCCATTCCCCTCTCCATTGGCCTCGCCCTGCTGGCCATGGCCAGCTTCGACATGTCCGCGAACCTTATGTCTCTGGGCGGCCTGGCCGTGGCCATCGGCATGCTGGTGGATGGCTCGGTGGTGATGGTGGAAAACATCTTCAAGCACCTGAGCCGTGTGGAAGGCAGTCGCGATGCCCAGGGCGGTATCGCCCTGCGGGTGAAAGACGCTGGCCAGGAAGTGGCGCGGCCGGTGTTCTTCGCGGCCAGCATTATCCTGGTGGTGTTTCTGCCCCTGTTTGCCTTCGAAGGGGTAGAGGCCAAGATGTTCGTGCCCATGGCCATCAGCATCATGCTCGCCATGGCCGCCGCCGTTCTGGTGGCGCTGATCGTGGTGCCCGCCTTGGCCGGTTTTCTGTTCCGTCACGGCGTGGAAGAAAAGCCCAACAAACTCATGCAGTGGCTGGAAGCCCACTATCGAAAGCTGTTGGCCAAAGCCATGCAGGCCCGCAAGGCCGTTATCGGTGGCGCGGTGGGTCTGTTCGCCTTGGCGCTGGCCACCACGCCCTTTATCGGCACCGAATTCGTGCCGGTACTGGAAGAAGGCACCCTGGCCCTGCGCGTCACCCTGGCGCCGTCTTCCAGTCTCGATACCGCATTGGAAGTGGGTGAAAAACTGGAGCAGGAAATCATGACCTTCCCGGAAGTCACCTACGCGCTTAGCCGGGTAGGGCGAGCGGAAATCGGTGGCGATCCGGAGCCGGTGAGTAACGTGGAAATTTACATCGGCCTCAAACCGGTCGATGAATGGGAAAGCGCCAGCACACGTCTTGAGCTACAGGAAAAAATCCAGCAGAAACTGGCGGTCCACCCCGGCCTGCTGCTCAACTTTTCCCAGCCCATCGCCATGCGCGTGGACGAACTGCTCTCCGGCGTGAAGGCGCAACTGGCCATCAAATTGTTCGGTCCGGATCTCTCTGTGCTGCAGGAAAAAGGCGAAGCGATTACCCAGGCGGTGAAGGAAGTCGACGGCGCCACCGACGTGCAACTGGAACAGATCGCCGGGGAAGCCCAGCTGGTGGTCACCCCGGACCGAAACGCTCTCAGCCGCTACGGCCTTAGCGTCAATCAAGTCATGGATCTGGTCAGCAGCGGTCTGGGCGGCGGCAGCGCCGGGCAGGTGATCAACGGCAACGAACGCTACGACATTTATGTGCGGCTGGAACAGAGCGCCCGCAACAATGCGGAAGCCATTCGCAACCTGCGCTTAAAGGCGGCGGACGGTGCTTGGGTGCGGCTCATGGATGTAGCGGACGTAAACTTGGTGTCCGGCCCACCCCAGATCAGCCGCGACGACGTACAACGCCGGGTGGTCATCCAGGCCAACGTAGCCGGACGTGACATGGGCTCGGTAGTGGCGGACATCCAGCAAGCCATCAACAGCGAAGTGGACCTACCCACCGGCTACAGCGTCGACATCGGCGGCCAATACGAAAACCAGCAGCGCGCCCAGCAACGCCTGGCCATGGTGGTGCCCGTGGCCGTCGGCCTGATCGGCCTGTTGCTCTACTTCGCCTTCGGCTCCGTGGCCCAGGCCGCGCTGATTTTGGTCAACGTGCCACTGGCACTCATCGGCGGCATCCTCGCACTAGCCATCAGCGGCCAGTATTTGTCCGTGCCCAGCTCCGTGGGCTTTATCACCCTGTTCGGGGTGGCGGTACTCAATGGCGTAGTCATGGTGGAAGCCATTAATCATCGCTTGCGCGATGGAGAGGCATTAGAGACAGCCATCTTCGAAGGCGCCGTCTCACGCCTGCGTCCGGTACTGATGACCGCACTCACCTCCATGCTGGGGCTGATTCCCATGTTGTTGGCGACCGGTGTGGGTAGCGAAGTGCAGAGGCCGTTGGCGGTGGTGATTGTGGGCGGGTTGGTGTCGGCTACGGCGTTGACGTTGTTGGTGTTGCCGAGTCTTTATGGGGTGTTTGACGCACGGCGCAGGACCTCAGCTCAATAGCCCCGTTGGCCTGTAGGCGATCCAGCTTGCTGGACGAATGCGGAGTTGATCGTGGTTCTTGATTGTATGGTTGGTTGCATGGCTGGGATTTTATCGCACTGATAACCGTGCGTGTCCTCGCCGGACGGGCCCAAAGGGGTGTAACGCGACACCCCTCTGGACTCCCCCGCGCCCCGACTCCGTTCGACCCGCTCCGCGGGCACACTCCGGTACTCGGGATCTGGCGGACGCAAAAAAGACTCGCTCCGCTCAGACAGGTTTTTTGCTCTACGCCGCCAGATCCTTCCGTTCCTCGACTCACTCTAACGGGGAAGAGGCCGCCCTGATGGCATTGGTAGTGTTCGCATAGTATTGAGTGGGCGGCTCTCTATAGTTGCTTGCCAGCAAGCGATGTCTAGGGCCATTTTTCACCCGCGCGCAAGTTGCGTTTGTAGGATATGGCTTACATAAATTTGTAAGTGGCTGAGTTAGGGTGGTTATTCAGAAAAGCGGATGCAAGAAAAGTCTGTTGAAAGTGGTTTGTGCCTGTAGGGCAAGCCACAGATTGGTGGGTGGTTTAATGTGTTTCTTTGGATGGGTTAGATTGGGGATATACAGCAAAGTGTTATATCGCATCTGAAATTGAGTAAACTGTCAGCGATTAGGGGTTAAGTACGTGTGGAGGTTTTCTGGGAACATCGGTTACTCATGTGGGGAGTGCCAGTCTTCTGGAGTAATATCGATTGACGACTTCGATATAGAGTGTGTCGGAGGTGGTGAGCGTCAGATGGGGCCGGAGCTTTGTTATGAGCTAGCCTACGAGTTCAGCTGTCCTGATTGCGATAACGAGATCAGCCTCAAATTCTATGTTTATGAGTACCCTGTCAACTGTCTGAACTTTATTGATAATCAGTCGTCAGGTGCAGAAACTAGTGGAGCGCCGGATTTTGAGTATCTCCCGGAGCTGTACTCAGCTGAAGACATTCTTCATTTATACAGCTCCATTAAGGAGCTGGTCATGACTCTTCGTGACAACCCGTATCTTCTGAGAGATATTTCTCACAGAGAATTTGAGGAAGTTGTTGCGGAACTCTTCAGGGCAAAGGGTTATCAGGTCGATCTAACAAAAAGAACAAGAGACGGCGGCAAGGATATTATAGCCATTCACACCGATCACTTCGGAATAAAGAGCAAATATTTCATCGAATGCAAGCATTACGCTGAAAGCAACAAGATAGGAGTTGATGTTGTTAGAACATTGCATGGAGTGAAAAACACTAAAGACGGACCTAATAAGACGATTGTGGCCACAACATCCACTTTTACTGAAGACGCTAGGAAATTTGTTGATTCGGAAATGTCAAGTAAATGGGATATGTCGCTGGCCGATCATGATGAAATTGTTCGCTGGTTGCAAAGTTATCGCTAACAATTTGCTGCACGCGGAAAATTGCTCGCTGCACTCCTGATTTTCCGATGAGCAAGGCGTTAAGGGGGTCATATGCCATATCCAATTGAAAGAAAGCTAGTTGTAGCGGTTTCATCGAGCGCTCTATTTGATTTGTCTGAGTCGCATTCGGTTTTTATTGAAAAAGGGCCGAAAGCCTACAAAAAATTCCAAGAAGAAAATTTAAACAAGGTTCTTGAGAAAGGCGTCGCGTTCCCTTTTATTAAGCGATTTTTAAAAATCAATCATAGATTTCCTGAGAAGCTGCCAGTAGAGGTTGTTTTATTGTCAAGAAATTCAGCTGCGACAGGAAAACGAGTTTTTAGATCAATAAAACATTATGAGCTTGATATATCTCGTGCAGCCTTCATGGAAGGGAAGTCGCCTTTTGAATATATTCCTGCTTTCAACGCATCTCTCTTTCTTTCTGCAAATGAGGAAGACGTGCAAAATGCAATAGATGCCGGATATCCTGGAGGAGTGGTTTTACCCAGCAAAACAGTGAGTGATGACGATAATGACGAACTAAGGATTGCATTTGACTTTGACGGTGTTATTGCTGATGACGAAGCAGAGGCAATATTCAAGGGAGGGGACCTTCCAGAGTTTCACGCATACGAGGTCGCAAATTCTGAAACACCTCACAAGCCTGGGCCGCTGGCAGATCTTTTCAAAAAACTATCATTCCTTCAAAAGCTAGAAGATCGTGAAATTGAAAAAGATAGAAATTATAAAAGAGCACTAACTACTGCTATCGTAACCGCTAGAAATGCACCAGCTCATGAGCGCGTCATTACAACCCTGGAAGACTGGGGTGTAAGCGCCAATGAGATGTTTTTTCTCGGTGGGATGGAGAAAGATAGGATCTTGTCAAAGTTAAAGCCGCACATGTTCTTTGATGACCAAAGAAGTCATTTAGAATCAAAGGCCGGTGATATACCAATGGTACATATACCGTTTGGTATTGCGAATGTATAAATTGAGCAGGCAGAGGCAGCGGAAATCTAATGCTGCGCTCTGCTTTGGGCATTAAGCACTCCCCACAGACAATAGAGCAAATCATGCTTGAGATTCGCTTCCTCTCACAGAATCAATTCAAAGTCGCCGAGGCTAAAGCAATCCTCAAAGGTGCTGGAGTATCCGTTGTTCCGATATCTAGTAAGGTTGAAGAATTGCAGACTGAAGACTCCAAGCGTTTGGTCAAGGACAAGGCGATTAAGGCCTTCAGGCAAGTTGGTCGCCCGCTGTTTGTCGAGCACACGGGTCTATACATCGATTATATGAATGGCTTGCCAGGTGGTTTGACTCAAATTTTCTGGGATAACCTCCAGGCGGAAAAATTCTGTGAAATATTTGGAGTGGACTCAAAAAACACGCTTGAAGCCAAAACGGTTATTGGGTTTATTGACGGCCAACAGTTTTTTTTATTTGAAGGCTCGATTCGAGGTACTGTTCCTCCTGAACCACGTGGTGATAGATCGTTTCAGTGGGATTGTGTGTTTGTTCCAGATGGCTATTCATCGACCTTCGCGGAAATGGGCGAGCAGAAGCACGACATATCAATGAGAAGGCGGGCATTGGACAAATTTTCTGAGTTTTTGAAAAAACGAGGTATGGTTTAGATGCAGGAATTAGCGGCTGCTATCAGATCAAAGAAAGCCGTTTTGTTTGCGGGTGCCGGCCTTTCGATGAATCTTGGTTTGCCTTCATTTAGAAGTCTGATCGACAAACTTGCTAGTGAACTGGGGTTCGATGCTGAAGTTTTTCAGAGTTGTGGAGATTATCTGGCATTAGCTGAATTCTACTATCAGAAGAAGGGAAGCTTGGGGCCGCTAAGAAGTTGGATGGATACCACTTGGCACTCAAATGATGTAAAGCTCGAAGAATCTATAATACACAAGATCATTGTCGAGCTGGATTTTCCAGCGATTTATACAACGAACTATGACCGCTGGATTGAGAAGTCATTTGAGTTGTGGGGTAAAAGCTATTGCAAGGTTGCAAGCGTTGCTGATCTCGCTGCAGCACATGATTCCTTGCCACAGATAGTGAAGTTTCATGGCGATTTCGACAATGACGAATCTATCGTACTGACTGAATCTAGTTACTTTGACCGACTAGATTTTGAATCGCCTTTGGACATTAAGCTACGCAGCGACGTACTTGGGAAAACAGTGTTATTTCTCGGATACAGTCTATCTGACATAAACATCAGGTACTTATTGCATAAGCTGCAAAAGCAGTGGTCACAATCAGCAAATGGTAAAGGTCGTCCGAAATCTTACATTTTTCTCACAAGGCCAAATGTCGTCCAGGAAGAGTTGTTGAGGGCGAGGGGGGTCACTCCTATTGTTGCGGAATCGGACGATCCCAAAGAGGCAACTTTATCGTTTCTCCGGGAGTTGTTGCATGAGGCGTACGGAAAAACTGTCGCGCTTTAACAAGGCGATGTTGTCGTACTGGTTTAACGCTACGCTCCAAACTTATCTGTAACCACTTTTGGGGAAAATGCCTGGGGTCAGGTCTTGCATCGAGATTCGGGTTCAGGTCTTGCATCGTGCATCCAAGACACGAGATCGCCCATTTCCTACAAATGCCCCACCTTTACATAGATCAACGCCCCGTCTTCCTTGGTGAACGGCGTGTGTTGGCTCAAATGGGGGCTGCGGAGCCAGGTGCCTTTGGGGTAGCTGCCATGCTCGTCATAAAAGGTGCCTTCCAGTACGAAGATTTCCTCTCCGCCCCAATGCTGGTGTGGCTGGAATTGGGTATTAGGCGCCCATTTGACCAGCGCCACGTGTTCACCTTCGAAATCGTGCAGGGGCATCACTGTCAGCCCTTCGACAAGGCCTTGCCGCCAGGGCTGGGTGCGGGTGTCGATGACTTTCCGTTCGGTATCGTCCTGGCTGAATTGATGTAGCTTGACCAGTATCGTGGCGCCTTCCTCGCCTATTCTCGGGGT belongs to Alcanivorax sediminis and includes:
- a CDS encoding TolC family protein produces the protein MGSRYRVRASVMLAVLCGWPLAASAAANMDPAAPSEWAQWVRQQVQRLPASRAINAEQEKWLAETRSAGQPLYNPNLNLTYEDSAEVTKTVGLSQTLDWSGKARASRNESTLRLTLAELRGQKARVDLLAQSLQALIAWDAAQARLQAAREQEQQLSELAALIRRRQQAGDVGQVDASLTLLSVGQAQQSLAAAEALATHAQTRLREVMAIPTPAYTLPQQDLVSADAVAGNPQTRLQANYDVQLAELQLALAEQGVTLADKQRNADPSLGLYVGKEGDDNLWGVDLSLPLKFFNTDKPAYQQAMADSDARRALLEKTRNDIRARLDGARDNLTQQQRRWQHWQQLTQPSLDSSDALLKRVWQQGELTTQNYLQALNQSLEARLAGIALREALQQAWIEWLQQSAQLDEWLNALANP
- a CDS encoding efflux RND transporter periplasmic adaptor subunit, which gives rise to MKTQITFKKAPLAIALLATLSFPVWAEDDHGHDHDAAPSKSESHTQENHDDHDAHDNHGDNASRHDHQDEHGEPEESGVTLTPEQQAMLNLQVITLQPQQNATQTLTVPAEITSNQYRTWVVPVRIDSQVQARSASLGQHMKKGEPIATLFSPAMAELQSELQVAADAWRRVNNLGRRTVGNQRYLDAQSQYQSLRARAKGYGLDDAAIRAIESGKSEKGIYTLTAPDDGLVLEDAFQQGQWLTAGSELVTLVDESELWAEAALPPSPGLHIPTGTTARVLIGDTVVEGEVIQSGHRLNPVTRTLSVRVAVPNAGHLLHPGMFADVALSLSAPENALTVPEEALTRGSDGGWQLFVEEASGYYQPMEIELSGQLGGQRIVTGIEPGKRVVTRGAFFLASEMAKSGFDIHNH
- a CDS encoding efflux RND transporter permease subunit codes for the protein MFNRIVDWAVTNRLIVLLLLVIIVGVIGWQLPNLKLDAFPDVTNVQVQVNTEAEGLAAEEVEQLITYPIEAVMYALPQVAEVRSISKTGLSIVTVVFEDGTDIYFARQLVFERLQAAREDIPGGVGTPEMGPNTSGLGQVYQYLLTAKPGANIDAMQLRSLNDWVVKLLLMPVGGVTDVLSYGGEVRQYQVNVKPTRLLAYDLTLQQVMEAIAANNRNAGGWYLDRGAEQLVIRGMGWVGSGEQGLQDIAAIPLREVDGTQVRVSDVAKVEFGGEIRQGALTMTRRDAHGEPEALGEVVAGIVLKRMGANTKATIDGIKAREARIQQALPEGVEFQVFYDQADLVEKAVSTVVTALLLAFVFIVIVLALFLMNLRATVLVLLSIPLSIGLALLAMASFDMSANLMSLGGLAVAIGMLVDGSVVMVENIFKHLSRVEGSRDAQGGIALRVKDAGQEVARPVFFAASIILVVFLPLFAFEGVEAKMFVPMAISIMLAMAAAVLVALIVVPALAGFLFRHGVEEKPNKLMQWLEAHYRKLLAKAMQARKAVIGGAVGLFALALATTPFIGTEFVPVLEEGTLALRVTLAPSSSLDTALEVGEKLEQEIMTFPEVTYALSRVGRAEIGGDPEPVSNVEIYIGLKPVDEWESASTRLELQEKIQQKLAVHPGLLLNFSQPIAMRVDELLSGVKAQLAIKLFGPDLSVLQEKGEAITQAVKEVDGATDVQLEQIAGEAQLVVTPDRNALSRYGLSVNQVMDLVSSGLGGGSAGQVINGNERYDIYVRLEQSARNNAEAIRNLRLKAADGAWVRLMDVADVNLVSGPPQISRDDVQRRVVIQANVAGRDMGSVVADIQQAINSEVDLPTGYSVDIGGQYENQQRAQQRLAMVVPVAVGLIGLLLYFAFGSVAQAALILVNVPLALIGGILALAISGQYLSVPSSVGFITLFGVAVLNGVVMVEAINHRLRDGEALETAIFEGAVSRLRPVLMTALTSMLGLIPMLLATGVGSEVQRPLAVVIVGGLVSATALTLLVLPSLYGVFDARRRTSAQ
- a CDS encoding restriction endonuclease, with product MWRFSGNIGYSCGECQSSGVISIDDFDIECVGGGERQMGPELCYELAYEFSCPDCDNEISLKFYVYEYPVNCLNFIDNQSSGAETSGAPDFEYLPELYSAEDILHLYSSIKELVMTLRDNPYLLRDISHREFEEVVAELFRAKGYQVDLTKRTRDGGKDIIAIHTDHFGIKSKYFIECKHYAESNKIGVDVVRTLHGVKNTKDGPNKTIVATTSTFTEDARKFVDSEMSSKWDMSLADHDEIVRWLQSYR
- a CDS encoding 5'-nucleotidase; the encoded protein is MPYPIERKLVVAVSSSALFDLSESHSVFIEKGPKAYKKFQEENLNKVLEKGVAFPFIKRFLKINHRFPEKLPVEVVLLSRNSAATGKRVFRSIKHYELDISRAAFMEGKSPFEYIPAFNASLFLSANEEDVQNAIDAGYPGGVVLPSKTVSDDDNDELRIAFDFDGVIADDEAEAIFKGGDLPEFHAYEVANSETPHKPGPLADLFKKLSFLQKLEDREIEKDRNYKRALTTAIVTARNAPAHERVITTLEDWGVSANEMFFLGGMEKDRILSKLKPHMFFDDQRSHLESKAGDIPMVHIPFGIANV
- a CDS encoding non-canonical purine NTP pyrophosphatase; its protein translation is MLRSALGIKHSPQTIEQIMLEIRFLSQNQFKVAEAKAILKGAGVSVVPISSKVEELQTEDSKRLVKDKAIKAFRQVGRPLFVEHTGLYIDYMNGLPGGLTQIFWDNLQAEKFCEIFGVDSKNTLEAKTVIGFIDGQQFFLFEGSIRGTVPPEPRGDRSFQWDCVFVPDGYSSTFAEMGEQKHDISMRRRALDKFSEFLKKRGMV
- a CDS encoding SIR2 family NAD-dependent protein deacylase produces the protein MQELAAAIRSKKAVLFAGAGLSMNLGLPSFRSLIDKLASELGFDAEVFQSCGDYLALAEFYYQKKGSLGPLRSWMDTTWHSNDVKLEESIIHKIIVELDFPAIYTTNYDRWIEKSFELWGKSYCKVASVADLAAAHDSLPQIVKFHGDFDNDESIVLTESSYFDRLDFESPLDIKLRSDVLGKTVLFLGYSLSDINIRYLLHKLQKQWSQSANGKGRPKSYIFLTRPNVVQEELLRARGVTPIVAESDDPKEATLSFLRELLHEAYGKTVAL
- a CDS encoding cupin domain-containing protein, with the translated sequence MTTLLNADFEQRIVIRPSDYRWVASPMPGVERMMLDRIGDEVARATSIVRYAPHSEFSAHTHDGGEEFLVLEGVFSDEHQDYPAGSYVRNPIGTSHTPRIGEEGATILVKLHQFSQDDTERKVIDTRTQPWRQGLVEGLTVMPLHDFEGEHVALVKWAPNTQFQPHQHWGGEEIFVLEGTFYDEHGSYPKGTWLRSPHLSQHTPFTKEDGALIYVKVGHL